The following is a genomic window from Psychrobacter immobilis.
TAATGTCAGGACGACAATAGCAGGTTAATTGAAACGATTTATCGCTTATGAAAGATAAGCAATATAAATCAATGAGCCAATAATAACGATTTAAAAATTAAAGTCAATAATTAATTTGGCTTGTATAGAAAATAATTTAATAAACGTGTGTTCAATTAATCACTTTAATTTAAAATCTTATCAGTAGTTTTTAAGCTATAAAACTATTTATCACTTCAGCCAATAAAGCAGCAGCGATAATTATAAATATTACCCCACATCCACGATTGAGCCAAGCTAAGCGATTACCAACATCGAGCCAGCTTGCTAGCTTTTTGCCACCCAAGGTATATACGATCTGCCAAATTGTTTCACTTAAGAACAACCCTATCGTTAATAAAACATATTGCGGCCATAACGGCGCACTAAAATTGATAAATTTGGGGAAAAAAGCTGCAAAAAATAAGATGGCTTTGGGGTTAGATAGCGATACCCAAACACCTGTACGGAACAAGGTTACATTGCTTGGCGAGATTCTCACCGCTGCGCTTGAGAGCGAACGTGGCTGCGGTGTACCAGCTGTATCTTCACTGCCAGAAATAGAATATTCAGCCGCGACTTCTTCGCTCATTTCACGAGCATCACTCATCAAGCTGCCATCGCCTACATCGCGCCAAGAGCTAATACCCAGATAGATTAAATACGCCGCACCCACTGCTT
Proteins encoded in this region:
- a CDS encoding LysE family translocator produces the protein MSWHLFAVFFASTFFISATPGPNMLLAFQYGMNYGVKRTLWTLAGLSLGLFILLLSTLLGLDVISRQSPWLLTVIKAVGAAYLIYLGISSWRDVGDGSLMSDAREMSEEVAAEYSISGSEDTAGTPQPRSLSSAAVRISPSNVTLFRTGVWVSLSNPKAILFFAAFFPKFINFSAPLWPQYVLLTIGLFLSETIWQIVYTLGGKKLASWLDVGNRLAWLNRGCGVIFIIIAAALLAEVINSFIA